From the genome of Argentina anserina chromosome 4, drPotAnse1.1, whole genome shotgun sequence, one region includes:
- the LOC126792841 gene encoding ATP-citrate synthase alpha chain protein 3 yields MARKKIREYDSKRLLKQHLKRVAGIDLQINSAQVTEATDFTELANKETWLSSTRLVVKPDMLFGKRGKSGLVALNLDMAQVADFVKQRLGKEVEMGGCKAPITTFIVEPFMPHDQEFYLSIVSERLGSSISFSECGGIEIEENWDKVKTIFLPTEKSLTSEACAPLIATLPLEVKDKIGDFIKGVFAVFQDLDFTFLEMNPFTLVNGEPFPLDMRGELDDTAAFKNFNKWGNVEFPLPFGRVLSPTESFIHTLDEKTSSSLKFTVLNPKGRIWTMVAGGGASVIYADTVGDLGYASELGNYAEYSGAPNEEEVLQYARVVLDCATVNPDGRKRALLIGGGIANFTDVAATFNGIIRALREKESKLKASRMHIYVRRGGPNYQTGLAKMRALGDELGVPLEVYGPEATMTGICKEAIDCIMSES; encoded by the exons ATGGCGCGGAAGAAGATCAGAGAGTACGATTCGAAGAGGCTGCTGAAGCAGCACCTGAAGCGAGTCGCCGGTATTGATCTGCAGATCAACTCGGCTCAGGTGACGGAGGCGACGGACTTCACCGAGCTGGCGAACAAGGAGACGTGGCTGTCGTCGACGAGGCTCGTCGTCAAGCCGGACATGCTGTTCGGAAAGCGCGGGAAGAGCGGGCTCGTCGCGCTCAATCTGGACATGGCTCAGGTCGCCGACTTCGTCAAGCAGCGTCTCGGCAAGGAG GTTGAGATGGGAGGATGTAAGGCGCCGATAACGACGTTTATAGTGGAGCCGTTTATGCCTCATGATCAGGAGTTTTACCTCTCGATTGTATCCGAAAGGCTAGGCAGCTCGATCAGCTTTTCGGAGTGTGGAGGCATCGAAATTGAAGAGAATTGGGACAAG GTCAAGACTATTTTTCTTCCAACCGAGAAGTCTCTGACGAGTGAGGCTTGCGCTCCGCTGATTGCTACTCTTCCATTGGAG GTGAAGGACAAAATTGGAGATTTCATAAAAGGCGTCTTTGCTGTATTTCAGG ATTTGGATTTTACCTTCCTGGAAATGAACCCCTTTACCTTGGTTAATGGTGAACCTTTTCCATTAGATATGAGGGGGGAGCTAGATGACACTGCAGCTTTCAAGAACTTCAACAA ATGGGGTAACGTGGAGTTTCCTCTGCCTTTTGGCAGAGTTTTGAGTCCAACAGAATCATTTATTCATACTTTGGATGAAAAG ACAAGTTCCTCATTAAAATTCACAGTGCTGAACCCAAAGGGACGCATCTGGACCATGGTAGCTGGAGGTGGTGCAAGCGTTATTTATGCTGATACT GTCGGAGATTTGGGTTATGCTTCAGAACTTGGAAACTATGCAGAGTATAGTGGAGCTCCAAATGAGGAAGAGGTGTTGCAATATGCAAGAGTTGTGCTTGAT TGTGCAACAGTGAATCCAGATGGTCGGAAAAGAGCACTTCTGATTGGAGGTGGTATAGCTAATTTTACAGACGTTGCTGCTACATTTAATGGAATTATCAGAGCATTGAGAGAGAAG GAATCCAAGCTCAAAGCTTCAAGAATGCATATTTATGTTAGAAGGGGTGGTCCAAACTATCAAACTGGTTTGGCAAAGATGCGTGCATTGGGAGATGAACTTGGAGTTCCTCTTGAG GTTTATGGTCCTGAGGCAACTATGACAGGAATTTGTAAGGAAGCAATTGATTGCATCATGAGTGAATCATAA
- the LOC126791627 gene encoding mediator of RNA polymerase II transcription subunit 21-like: MDAISQLQEQVNKIATIAFTTIGTLQRDAPPVRISPNYPESESAPPPKPNPNPNPTPTDDATDFAMQPKLMSADLVKAAKQFDALVSALPLSEGGEEAQLKRIAELQAENSLIGLQLEKQLEAAERELEEVRELFGQAADHCLNLKKPE, translated from the exons ATGGACGCAATCAGCCAATTACAAGAACAAGTGAACAAAATCGCGACGATTGCCTTCACCACCATCGGTACTCTCCAGAGAGACGCCCCTCCTGTCCGAATCTCCCCCAATTACCCCGAATCCGAGTCCGCACCACCACCGAAACCGAACCCGAACCCAAATCCAACCCCGACTGACGATGCTACCGATTTCGCGATGCAGCCCAAGCTCATGAGCGCCGATCTGGTCAAAGCAGCCAAGCAG TTTGATGCGTTGGTTTCGGCACTGCCGCTGTCCGAGGGAGGCGAGGAAGCTCAGCTCAAGAGGATTGCGGAGCTTCAGGCCGAAAACAGCCTCATTGGCCTACAACTTGAGAAGCAACTGGAAGCTGCGG AGAGAGAACTGGAAGAGGTCAGAGAGTTGTTTGGACAAGCAGCAGATCACTGTTTGAACTTGAAGAAGCCAGAATGA
- the LOC126790836 gene encoding uncharacterized protein LOC126790836 isoform X1, translating to MANLKLEKDVSGVLRSITDSPPTHFSLEIQFFSLIAEKYSEDGYESNEFEAGGYKWKLVFHPNGNKKRNVKDHISHYLVMDGVDSLDSSWEVYIDFRLFLLDQNKGNYLVFEVDDTCVFGAEVFVCKERRTGKGECLTRMKNASVCKHVWKVEKFSSLGAQAYQSEPFASGDYNWKIQLHPKGNGNGKGSHLSLFLVAARPMTIPPGSKLFVELKFHILDQIHQQHHSSRGAKHWFWADWPGWGSDKFIELEN from the exons ATGGCCAACcttaaattggaaaaggaTG TTTCAGGAGTTTTGAGATCAATTACAGATTCACCGCCAACTCATTTCTCCCTAGAAATACAGTTTTTCTCATTGATAGCGGAAAAGTATTCAGAGGATGGATATGAATCAAATGAGTTTGAAGCTGGAGGGTACAAATG GAAACTGGTGTTTCACccaaatggaaacaaaaagaGGAATGTAAAAGACCACATCTCTCACTACTTGGTAATGGATGGAGTAGATTCACTAGATAGTAGTTGGGAAGTATATATTGATTTCAGATTGTTTCTGCTGGATCAGAATAAGGGAAACTACTTGGTTTTTGAAG TAGACGACACATGTGTGTTTGGAGCCGAGGTCTTTGTTTGTAAAGAAAGACGAACAGGCAAAGGCGAGTGCCTAACGAGGATGAAGAATGCTTCTGTATGCAAACATGTCTGGAAGGTTGAGAAATTTTCATCTTTAGGTGCTCAAGCTTATCAGTCTGAACCGTTTGCTAGCGGGGACTATAATTG GAAAATACAGCTTCATCCTAAGGGAAATGGCAACGGCAAGGGTAGTCATCTTTCTCTGTTTCTGGTAGCGGCTAGACCCATGACCATCCCCCCTGGCTCTAAATTATTTGTGGAGTTAAAGTTTCATATCCTGGATCAAATTCATCAGCAGCATCATTCTTCTCGTGGTG CTAAGCACTGGTTCTGGGCAGATTGGCCTGGCTGGGGTTCTGATAAATTCATTGAACTAGAAAATTGA
- the LOC126790836 gene encoding uncharacterized protein LOC126790836 isoform X2, which produces MANLKLEKDVSGVLRSITDSPPTHFSLEIQFFSLIAEKYSEDGYESNEFEAGGYKWKLVFHPNGNKKRNVKDHISHYLVMDGVDSLDSSWEVYIDFRLFLLDQNKGNYLVFEVDDTCVFGAEVFVCKERRTGKGECLTRMKNASVCKHVWKVEKFSSLGAQAYQSEPFASGDYNWKIQLHPKGNGNGKGSHLSLFLVAARPMTIPPGSKLFVELKFHILDQIHQQHHSSRGALVLGRLAWLGF; this is translated from the exons ATGGCCAACcttaaattggaaaaggaTG TTTCAGGAGTTTTGAGATCAATTACAGATTCACCGCCAACTCATTTCTCCCTAGAAATACAGTTTTTCTCATTGATAGCGGAAAAGTATTCAGAGGATGGATATGAATCAAATGAGTTTGAAGCTGGAGGGTACAAATG GAAACTGGTGTTTCACccaaatggaaacaaaaagaGGAATGTAAAAGACCACATCTCTCACTACTTGGTAATGGATGGAGTAGATTCACTAGATAGTAGTTGGGAAGTATATATTGATTTCAGATTGTTTCTGCTGGATCAGAATAAGGGAAACTACTTGGTTTTTGAAG TAGACGACACATGTGTGTTTGGAGCCGAGGTCTTTGTTTGTAAAGAAAGACGAACAGGCAAAGGCGAGTGCCTAACGAGGATGAAGAATGCTTCTGTATGCAAACATGTCTGGAAGGTTGAGAAATTTTCATCTTTAGGTGCTCAAGCTTATCAGTCTGAACCGTTTGCTAGCGGGGACTATAATTG GAAAATACAGCTTCATCCTAAGGGAAATGGCAACGGCAAGGGTAGTCATCTTTCTCTGTTTCTGGTAGCGGCTAGACCCATGACCATCCCCCCTGGCTCTAAATTATTTGTGGAGTTAAAGTTTCATATCCTGGATCAAATTCATCAGCAGCATCATTCTTCTCGTGGTG CACTGGTTCTGGGCAGATTGGCCTGGCTGGGGTTCTGA
- the LOC126790106 gene encoding uncharacterized protein LOC126790106, which produces MTMGGATTTQQQQQAYGEPWYWDNRYANESGPFDWYQKYQSLAPIINLYVPRHLRCVLVVGCGNSAFSEGMADDGYEDVVSIDISSVVIQAMQDKHSNRHDLKYLEMDVRDMNAFETASFDAVIDKGTLDSLLCGSNSQQNAARMLNEVWRVLKDKGVYILVTYGAPLYRLRLLTESSSWGIKLHVIDKLVSNDKSEHPIWELTNPVPLNDDGSSAEALLGNNPDVHFIYICTKDNSSKAGFKREVSVD; this is translated from the exons ATGACGATGGGAGGAGCAACGACGacgcagcagcagcaacaagcCTACGGCGAGCCATGGTACTGGGACAACCGCTACGCCAACGAATCGGGACCCTTCGATTGGTACCAGAAGTACCAGTCTCTAGCTCCCATCATCAATCTCTACGTCCCCCGCCACCTTCGCTGCGTCCTCGTCGTCGGCTGCGGCAACTCCG CGTTTAGCGAAGGAATGGCGGACGATGGGTACGAGGACGTGGTTAGTATCGACATTTCGTCTGTGGTGATCCAGGCTATGCAGGACAAGCACTCGAATCGTCACGACCTCAAAT ATTTGGAAATGGATGTGAGGGATATGAATGCTTTCGAAACCGCTTCCTTTGATGCTGTCATTGACAAAG GAACTCTAGATTCTCTGTTG TGTGGAAGTAATTCACAACAAAATGCTGCTCGGATGCTCAATGAAGTCTGGAG GGTCCTCAAGGATAAAGGAGTCTATATTCTG GTGACATATGGAGCCCCATTATATCGTTTACGGTTACTGACAGAATCAAGCTCGTGGGGTATAAAACTCCATGTGATAG ATAAACTCGTTTCCAACGATAAATCAGAACATCCAATATGGGAGCTGACGAATCCTGTTCCCTTGAATGATGATGGAAGTTCGGCAGAGGCATTGCTAGGAAACAACCCTGATGTccattttatttacatttgtaCAAAG GATAATTCTTCAAAGGCAGGCTTTAAGCGTGAAGTGTCAGTCGACTAA
- the LOC126791548 gene encoding signal recognition particle 19 kDa protein, which yields MDKSLPSIKKWVVMYPVYINSKKTVAEGRRIAIEKACENPTCAEIGDCCTHFKIPFAIEIDKAYPRDFFQRGRVRVLLKKDDGTPFNPAIATRKQLMLRVAELVPRHPGRTKKQEPASTSNASSKPGKHGRKKR from the exons ATGGACAAGAGCCTGCCAAGTATAAAGAaatgggttgtgatgtatCCGGTTTATATCAATTCGAAGAAAACTGTGGCTGAAGGGAGGAGAATAGCTATTGAGAAGGCGTGTGAGAATCCGACTTGTGCTGAGATTGGGGATTGCTGCACCCATTTCAAAATTCCTTTTGCAATTGAG ATAGATAAGGCTTATCCACGTGATTTCTTTCAAAGAGGGAGAGTGAGGGTATTGCTCAAAAAGGATGATGGAACTCCATTTAATCCTGCCATTGCTACTA GGAAGCAGCTGATGCTTCGAGTTGCTGAGTTGGTTCCTAGACATCCTGGTAGGACCAAGAAGCAGGAGCCAGCATCCACATCTAATGCGTCTTCCAAACCTGGGAAGCATGGGAGGAAAAAGAGATAG